In a single window of the Poecile atricapillus isolate bPoeAtr1 chromosome 35 unlocalized genomic scaffold, bPoeAtr1.hap1 SUPER_35_unloc_1, whole genome shotgun sequence genome:
- the SARNP gene encoding SAP domain-containing ribonucleoprotein, whose product MAAEPVELHKLKLAELKQECLARGLEAKGNKQDLIHRLQAYLEEHAEEEPNEEDVLGEEIEEEEPKAPEPPVKVEEAPVKTPDVIQEKKVVKISSEISQMERMQKRAERFNVPVSLESKKAARAARFGLATIPTKGLSADSKPTINLEKLKERAQRFGLNVSSLSKKSEEDEKLKKRKERFGIVTGAGAAEDSEAKKRKRAERFGIV is encoded by the exons ATGGCGGCGGAGCCGGTGGAGCTGCACAAGCTGAAG ctggcagagctgaagcAGGAGTGCCTGGCCCGGGGCTTGGAAGCCAAAGGCAACAAACAGGACCTGATCCATCGGCTCCAGGCATACCTGGAGGAACACG ctgagGAAGAGCCCAACGAGGAGGATGTGCTGGGAGAAGAGATTGag GAGGAGGAGCCGAAGGCGCCGGAGCCGCCCGTGAAGGTGGAGGAGGCGCCGGTGAAGACGCCTGATGT gatccAGGAGAAGAAAGTGGTGAAAATCTCCTCGGAAATCTCCCAGATGGAG cGGATGCAGAAGCGAGCCGAGCGTTTCAACGTTCCCGTCAGCCTCGAGAGCAAGaaggcggcgcgggcggcgcg GTTCGGCTTGGCCACAATTCCCACGAAAG ggCTCTCGGCAGACTCCAAACCCACG ATAAACCTGGAAAAGCTCAAGGAAAGGGCCCAGAGGTTCGGCCTCAACGTCTCCTCCCTCTCCAAGAAG AGCGAGGAGGACGAGAAGCtcaagaagaggaaggaaaggttCGGGATCGTCACCGGGGCCGGAGCCGCCGAGGACTCCGAG gcAAAGAAGCGGAAAAGGGCGGAAAGGTTTGGGATCGTCTGA
- the LOC131574035 gene encoding LOW QUALITY PROTEIN: growth/differentiation factor 11-like (The sequence of the model RefSeq protein was modified relative to this genomic sequence to represent the inferred CDS: inserted 1 base in 1 codon; deleted 1 base in 1 codon), which produces DPAVQIEGNPHCCFFNFSPKLMFTKVVKAQLWVYLRPVQHPSTVYLQILRLKPVTDEGSRHIRIRSLKIDLNXRAGHWQSIDFKHVLQNWFKQPQNNWGIEINAFDANGNDLAVTSLGPGAEGLHPFMELRVLENNKRSRRNLGLDCDEHSTESRCCRYPLTVDFEAFGWDWIIAPKRYKANYCSGQCEYMFMQKYPHTHLVQQANPRGSAGPCCTPTKMSPINMLYFNDKQQIIYGKIPGMVVDRCGCS; this is translated from the exons cGGACCCAGCCGTTCAGATCGAGGGGAACCCTCACTGCTGCTTCTTCAACTTCAGCCCGAAGCTGATGTTCACCAAGGTGGTGAAGGCTCAGCTCTGGGTGTACCTGCGGCCGGTGCAGCACCCATCCACCGTGTACCTGCAGATCCTGCGCCTCAAACCCGTCACGGACGAGGGCAGCCGCCACATCCGCATCCGCTCGCTCAAAATCGACCTCA TCCGAGCTGGCCACTGGCAGAGCATCGATTTCAAGCACGTCCTGCAGAATTGGTTCAAGCAGCCCCAGAATAATTGGGGGATTGAGATTAATGCCTTCGATGCCAACGGGAATGATCTGGCGGTCACCTCGCTGGGGCCCGGAGCTGAGGGGCTG caccccttCATGGAGCTGCGTGTCCTGGAGAACAACAAGCGCTCCCGCCGTAACCTGGGCCTGGACTGTGACGAGCACTCCACGGAGTCGCGCTGCTGCCGCTAC CCCCTCACCGTGGACTTCGAGGCTTTCGGCTGGGACTGGATCATCGCCCCCAAACGCTACAAAGCCAATTATTGCTCCGGCCAGTGCGAGTACATGTTCATGCAGAAATACCCTCACACCCACCTGGTGCAGCAGGCGAACCCCCGAGGATCGGCCGGACCCTGCTGCACCCCAACAAAGATGTCCCCCATCAACATGCTCTACTTCAACGACAAGCAGCAGATCATCTACGGCAAGATCCCCGGCATGGTGGTGGATCGCTGCGGTTGTTCTTAG